A window from Hemicordylus capensis ecotype Gifberg chromosome 2, rHemCap1.1.pri, whole genome shotgun sequence encodes these proteins:
- the RNF41 gene encoding E3 ubiquitin-protein ligase NRDP1 isoform X6 yields the protein MRNMLSKLQITCDNAVFGCTAVVRLDNLMSHLSDCEHNPKRPVTCEQGCGLEMPKDELPNHNCIKHLRSVVQQQQTRIAELEKTSAEHKHQLAEQSALQAHLKRDIQLLKAYMRAIRSVNPNLQNLEETIEYNEILEWVNSLQPARVTRWGGMISTPDAVLQAVIKRSLVESGCPTSIINELIENAHERNWPQGLATLETRQMNRRYYENYVAKRIPGKQAVVVMACENQHMGEEMVLEPGLVMIFAHGVEEI from the exons ATGCGTAATATGCTGTCTAAGCTGCAGATCACGTGTGACAACGCTGTTTTCGGTTGTACTGCCGTAGTGCGACTCGACAACCTGATGTCTCACCTCAGTGACTGTGAACACAATCCAAAGCGGCCTGTGACTTGTGAACAGGGATGCGG TTTGGAAATGCCCAAAGATGAGTTGCCGAATCACAACTGCATCAAACACTTACGGTCAGTggtgcagcagcaacagacaagAATAGCTGAGCTGGAAAAGACTTCAGCAGAACATAAGCACCAGCTGGCAGAGCAG TCAGCTTTGCAGGCACATTTG AAACGTGACATTCAGTTGTTGAAGGCATATATGCGAGCAATACGTAGCGTCAACCCCAACCTGCAGAATCTGGAAGAGACTATTGAATACAATGAAATCCTAGA GTGGGTCAACTCTTTACAGCCTGCCCGGGTGACACGGTGGGGTGGCATGATTTCCACACCAGACGCAGTACTCCAGGCTGTAATCAAGCGTTCGTTGGTGGAGAGTGGCTGCCCCACATCCATCATCAATGAGCTGATTGAAAATGCCCATGAACGGAACTGGCCGCAGGGTCTGGCCACCCTAGAAACCCGACAGATGAATCGGCGCTATTATGAAAACTATGTGGCCAAACGCATCCCAGGCAAGCAGGCTGTGGTAGTGATGGCCTGTGAGAACCAACACATGGGTGAGGAGATGGTGCTAGAGCCAGGCCTGGTGATGATATTTGCACACGGAGTGGAGGAAATCTAA
- the RNF41 gene encoding E3 ubiquitin-protein ligase NRDP1 isoform X5 yields MGYDVARFQGDVDEDLICPICSGVLEEPVQQTCPVDRSVVTVAHLRPVPRIMRNMLSKLQITCDNAVFGCTAVVRLDNLMSHLSDCEHNPKRPVTCEQGCGLEMPKDELPNHNCIKHLRSVVQQQQTRIAELEKTSAEHKHQLAEQKRDIQLLKAYMRAIRSVNPNLQNLEETIEYNEILEWVNSLQPARVTRWGGMISTPDAVLQAVIKRSLVESGCPTSIINELIENAHERNWPQGLATLETRQMNRRYYENYVAKRIPGKQAVVVMACENQHMGEEMVLEPGLVMIFAHGVEEI; encoded by the exons ATGGGGTATGATGTAGCACGTTTTCAAGGGGATGTTGATGAAGACCTTATATGCCCCATCTGCAGTGGGGTCTTGGAGGAGCCAGTGCAG CAGACTTGCCCTGTGGACCGAAGTGTCGTGACCGTGGCTCACCTGCGCCCTGTTCCCCGGATCATGCGTAATATGCTGTCTAAGCTGCAGATCACGTGTGACAACGCTGTTTTCGGTTGTACTGCCGTAGTGCGACTCGACAACCTGATGTCTCACCTCAGTGACTGTGAACACAATCCAAAGCGGCCTGTGACTTGTGAACAGGGATGCGG TTTGGAAATGCCCAAAGATGAGTTGCCGAATCACAACTGCATCAAACACTTACGGTCAGTggtgcagcagcaacagacaagAATAGCTGAGCTGGAAAAGACTTCAGCAGAACATAAGCACCAGCTGGCAGAGCAG AAACGTGACATTCAGTTGTTGAAGGCATATATGCGAGCAATACGTAGCGTCAACCCCAACCTGCAGAATCTGGAAGAGACTATTGAATACAATGAAATCCTAGA GTGGGTCAACTCTTTACAGCCTGCCCGGGTGACACGGTGGGGTGGCATGATTTCCACACCAGACGCAGTACTCCAGGCTGTAATCAAGCGTTCGTTGGTGGAGAGTGGCTGCCCCACATCCATCATCAATGAGCTGATTGAAAATGCCCATGAACGGAACTGGCCGCAGGGTCTGGCCACCCTAGAAACCCGACAGATGAATCGGCGCTATTATGAAAACTATGTGGCCAAACGCATCCCAGGCAAGCAGGCTGTGGTAGTGATGGCCTGTGAGAACCAACACATGGGTGAGGAGATGGTGCTAGAGCCAGGCCTGGTGATGATATTTGCACACGGAGTGGAGGAAATCTAA
- the RNF41 gene encoding E3 ubiquitin-protein ligase NRDP1 isoform X1: MGYDVARFQGDVDEDLICPICSGVLEEPVQAPHCEHAFCNACITQWFSQQQTCPVDRSVVTVAHLRPVPRIMRNMLSKLQITCDNAVFGCTAVVRLDNLMSHLSDCEHNPKRPVTCEQGCGLEMPKDELPNHNCIKHLRSVVQQQQTRIAELEKTSAEHKHQLAEQSALQAHLKRDIQLLKAYMRAIRSVNPNLQNLEETIEYNEILEWVNSLQPARVTRWGGMISTPDAVLQAVIKRSLVESGCPTSIINELIENAHERNWPQGLATLETRQMNRRYYENYVAKRIPGKQAVVVMACENQHMGEEMVLEPGLVMIFAHGVEEI, encoded by the exons ATGGGGTATGATGTAGCACGTTTTCAAGGGGATGTTGATGAAGACCTTATATGCCCCATCTGCAGTGGGGTCTTGGAGGAGCCAGTGCAG GCTCCTCATTGCGAGCACGCCTTCTGCAATGCCTGCATCACCCAGTGGTTCTCCCAACAGCAGACTTGCCCTGTGGACCGAAGTGTCGTGACCGTGGCTCACCTGCGCCCTGTTCCCCGGATCATGCGTAATATGCTGTCTAAGCTGCAGATCACGTGTGACAACGCTGTTTTCGGTTGTACTGCCGTAGTGCGACTCGACAACCTGATGTCTCACCTCAGTGACTGTGAACACAATCCAAAGCGGCCTGTGACTTGTGAACAGGGATGCGG TTTGGAAATGCCCAAAGATGAGTTGCCGAATCACAACTGCATCAAACACTTACGGTCAGTggtgcagcagcaacagacaagAATAGCTGAGCTGGAAAAGACTTCAGCAGAACATAAGCACCAGCTGGCAGAGCAG TCAGCTTTGCAGGCACATTTG AAACGTGACATTCAGTTGTTGAAGGCATATATGCGAGCAATACGTAGCGTCAACCCCAACCTGCAGAATCTGGAAGAGACTATTGAATACAATGAAATCCTAGA GTGGGTCAACTCTTTACAGCCTGCCCGGGTGACACGGTGGGGTGGCATGATTTCCACACCAGACGCAGTACTCCAGGCTGTAATCAAGCGTTCGTTGGTGGAGAGTGGCTGCCCCACATCCATCATCAATGAGCTGATTGAAAATGCCCATGAACGGAACTGGCCGCAGGGTCTGGCCACCCTAGAAACCCGACAGATGAATCGGCGCTATTATGAAAACTATGTGGCCAAACGCATCCCAGGCAAGCAGGCTGTGGTAGTGATGGCCTGTGAGAACCAACACATGGGTGAGGAGATGGTGCTAGAGCCAGGCCTGGTGATGATATTTGCACACGGAGTGGAGGAAATCTAA
- the RNF41 gene encoding E3 ubiquitin-protein ligase NRDP1 isoform X3: MLTLTNGPTESVSKAPHCEHAFCNACITQWFSQQQTCPVDRSVVTVAHLRPVPRIMRNMLSKLQITCDNAVFGCTAVVRLDNLMSHLSDCEHNPKRPVTCEQGCGLEMPKDELPNHNCIKHLRSVVQQQQTRIAELEKTSAEHKHQLAEQSALQAHLKRDIQLLKAYMRAIRSVNPNLQNLEETIEYNEILEWVNSLQPARVTRWGGMISTPDAVLQAVIKRSLVESGCPTSIINELIENAHERNWPQGLATLETRQMNRRYYENYVAKRIPGKQAVVVMACENQHMGEEMVLEPGLVMIFAHGVEEI; the protein is encoded by the exons ATGTTAACTTTGACAAATGGTCCAACGGAGAGTGTCTCAAAG GCTCCTCATTGCGAGCACGCCTTCTGCAATGCCTGCATCACCCAGTGGTTCTCCCAACAGCAGACTTGCCCTGTGGACCGAAGTGTCGTGACCGTGGCTCACCTGCGCCCTGTTCCCCGGATCATGCGTAATATGCTGTCTAAGCTGCAGATCACGTGTGACAACGCTGTTTTCGGTTGTACTGCCGTAGTGCGACTCGACAACCTGATGTCTCACCTCAGTGACTGTGAACACAATCCAAAGCGGCCTGTGACTTGTGAACAGGGATGCGG TTTGGAAATGCCCAAAGATGAGTTGCCGAATCACAACTGCATCAAACACTTACGGTCAGTggtgcagcagcaacagacaagAATAGCTGAGCTGGAAAAGACTTCAGCAGAACATAAGCACCAGCTGGCAGAGCAG TCAGCTTTGCAGGCACATTTG AAACGTGACATTCAGTTGTTGAAGGCATATATGCGAGCAATACGTAGCGTCAACCCCAACCTGCAGAATCTGGAAGAGACTATTGAATACAATGAAATCCTAGA GTGGGTCAACTCTTTACAGCCTGCCCGGGTGACACGGTGGGGTGGCATGATTTCCACACCAGACGCAGTACTCCAGGCTGTAATCAAGCGTTCGTTGGTGGAGAGTGGCTGCCCCACATCCATCATCAATGAGCTGATTGAAAATGCCCATGAACGGAACTGGCCGCAGGGTCTGGCCACCCTAGAAACCCGACAGATGAATCGGCGCTATTATGAAAACTATGTGGCCAAACGCATCCCAGGCAAGCAGGCTGTGGTAGTGATGGCCTGTGAGAACCAACACATGGGTGAGGAGATGGTGCTAGAGCCAGGCCTGGTGATGATATTTGCACACGGAGTGGAGGAAATCTAA
- the RNF41 gene encoding E3 ubiquitin-protein ligase NRDP1 isoform X4, translating into MGYDVARFQGDVDEDLICPICSGVLEEPVQQTCPVDRSVVTVAHLRPVPRIMRNMLSKLQITCDNAVFGCTAVVRLDNLMSHLSDCEHNPKRPVTCEQGCGLEMPKDELPNHNCIKHLRSVVQQQQTRIAELEKTSAEHKHQLAEQSALQAHLKRDIQLLKAYMRAIRSVNPNLQNLEETIEYNEILEWVNSLQPARVTRWGGMISTPDAVLQAVIKRSLVESGCPTSIINELIENAHERNWPQGLATLETRQMNRRYYENYVAKRIPGKQAVVVMACENQHMGEEMVLEPGLVMIFAHGVEEI; encoded by the exons ATGGGGTATGATGTAGCACGTTTTCAAGGGGATGTTGATGAAGACCTTATATGCCCCATCTGCAGTGGGGTCTTGGAGGAGCCAGTGCAG CAGACTTGCCCTGTGGACCGAAGTGTCGTGACCGTGGCTCACCTGCGCCCTGTTCCCCGGATCATGCGTAATATGCTGTCTAAGCTGCAGATCACGTGTGACAACGCTGTTTTCGGTTGTACTGCCGTAGTGCGACTCGACAACCTGATGTCTCACCTCAGTGACTGTGAACACAATCCAAAGCGGCCTGTGACTTGTGAACAGGGATGCGG TTTGGAAATGCCCAAAGATGAGTTGCCGAATCACAACTGCATCAAACACTTACGGTCAGTggtgcagcagcaacagacaagAATAGCTGAGCTGGAAAAGACTTCAGCAGAACATAAGCACCAGCTGGCAGAGCAG TCAGCTTTGCAGGCACATTTG AAACGTGACATTCAGTTGTTGAAGGCATATATGCGAGCAATACGTAGCGTCAACCCCAACCTGCAGAATCTGGAAGAGACTATTGAATACAATGAAATCCTAGA GTGGGTCAACTCTTTACAGCCTGCCCGGGTGACACGGTGGGGTGGCATGATTTCCACACCAGACGCAGTACTCCAGGCTGTAATCAAGCGTTCGTTGGTGGAGAGTGGCTGCCCCACATCCATCATCAATGAGCTGATTGAAAATGCCCATGAACGGAACTGGCCGCAGGGTCTGGCCACCCTAGAAACCCGACAGATGAATCGGCGCTATTATGAAAACTATGTGGCCAAACGCATCCCAGGCAAGCAGGCTGTGGTAGTGATGGCCTGTGAGAACCAACACATGGGTGAGGAGATGGTGCTAGAGCCAGGCCTGGTGATGATATTTGCACACGGAGTGGAGGAAATCTAA
- the RNF41 gene encoding E3 ubiquitin-protein ligase NRDP1 isoform X2 — MGYDVARFQGDVDEDLICPICSGVLEEPVQAPHCEHAFCNACITQWFSQQQTCPVDRSVVTVAHLRPVPRIMRNMLSKLQITCDNAVFGCTAVVRLDNLMSHLSDCEHNPKRPVTCEQGCGLEMPKDELPNHNCIKHLRSVVQQQQTRIAELEKTSAEHKHQLAEQKRDIQLLKAYMRAIRSVNPNLQNLEETIEYNEILEWVNSLQPARVTRWGGMISTPDAVLQAVIKRSLVESGCPTSIINELIENAHERNWPQGLATLETRQMNRRYYENYVAKRIPGKQAVVVMACENQHMGEEMVLEPGLVMIFAHGVEEI, encoded by the exons ATGGGGTATGATGTAGCACGTTTTCAAGGGGATGTTGATGAAGACCTTATATGCCCCATCTGCAGTGGGGTCTTGGAGGAGCCAGTGCAG GCTCCTCATTGCGAGCACGCCTTCTGCAATGCCTGCATCACCCAGTGGTTCTCCCAACAGCAGACTTGCCCTGTGGACCGAAGTGTCGTGACCGTGGCTCACCTGCGCCCTGTTCCCCGGATCATGCGTAATATGCTGTCTAAGCTGCAGATCACGTGTGACAACGCTGTTTTCGGTTGTACTGCCGTAGTGCGACTCGACAACCTGATGTCTCACCTCAGTGACTGTGAACACAATCCAAAGCGGCCTGTGACTTGTGAACAGGGATGCGG TTTGGAAATGCCCAAAGATGAGTTGCCGAATCACAACTGCATCAAACACTTACGGTCAGTggtgcagcagcaacagacaagAATAGCTGAGCTGGAAAAGACTTCAGCAGAACATAAGCACCAGCTGGCAGAGCAG AAACGTGACATTCAGTTGTTGAAGGCATATATGCGAGCAATACGTAGCGTCAACCCCAACCTGCAGAATCTGGAAGAGACTATTGAATACAATGAAATCCTAGA GTGGGTCAACTCTTTACAGCCTGCCCGGGTGACACGGTGGGGTGGCATGATTTCCACACCAGACGCAGTACTCCAGGCTGTAATCAAGCGTTCGTTGGTGGAGAGTGGCTGCCCCACATCCATCATCAATGAGCTGATTGAAAATGCCCATGAACGGAACTGGCCGCAGGGTCTGGCCACCCTAGAAACCCGACAGATGAATCGGCGCTATTATGAAAACTATGTGGCCAAACGCATCCCAGGCAAGCAGGCTGTGGTAGTGATGGCCTGTGAGAACCAACACATGGGTGAGGAGATGGTGCTAGAGCCAGGCCTGGTGATGATATTTGCACACGGAGTGGAGGAAATCTAA